A genomic region of Nitrospirota bacterium contains the following coding sequences:
- a CDS encoding HD domain-containing protein, giving the protein MAEMIISFISDIMTAMSNCSLYSKDHPAVIHLAEEAVAILDSLFDEEKLSLALFGDSMVINEQPLSARNMHVNGFMKKLKRKGIDKIVITRGVTAAELKNFMAEIALSDRITGAYPHITSGIIEVKLGGGGSGNIGTVMNENIEKVRDVYHGVSRFKKLDMVGLEDVVVSFITTLKQEANVLKVVSPIKSHSEYTYAHNTNVAVLSIFQAETLGVKHELLHDIGMAGLLHDIGKMFVAKEVLEKESKLNDDEWTEMKKHPAYGALYLATLPDIPEYALVAAYEHHMKFNGLGYPATKRKGRTQHIISQIIAISDFFDALRTDRPYRKALDVPVIIGLMNDSLGKDFNPLLVENFIRSLKKVSSFTAG; this is encoded by the coding sequence ATGGCTGAAATGATCATTTCGTTCATATCCGATATCATGACCGCAATGTCAAACTGCTCATTGTACAGCAAGGACCATCCTGCCGTTATACATCTTGCTGAAGAGGCAGTAGCTATTCTTGATAGTCTTTTCGATGAAGAAAAGCTCAGCCTTGCCCTCTTCGGTGACAGTATGGTCATCAACGAGCAGCCCCTTTCGGCTAGGAATATGCATGTAAACGGCTTTATGAAAAAACTTAAAAGAAAAGGAATAGATAAGATCGTTATCACGCGGGGAGTAACAGCAGCAGAACTGAAGAATTTTATGGCAGAGATTGCCCTTTCCGACAGGATTACCGGAGCCTATCCTCACATAACATCGGGCATTATCGAGGTGAAGCTCGGTGGGGGAGGAAGCGGGAATATCGGCACGGTGATGAACGAAAATATCGAAAAAGTGAGAGACGTATATCATGGGGTTTCCCGGTTTAAGAAGCTCGATATGGTAGGGCTTGAAGATGTGGTGGTGAGCTTTATTACGACGCTCAAACAGGAGGCGAATGTCCTGAAGGTTGTAAGTCCTATCAAATCGCACAGTGAATATACTTATGCGCACAATACGAATGTAGCGGTGCTGTCTATCTTTCAGGCAGAGACGCTTGGCGTGAAGCACGAGCTCCTGCACGATATCGGGATGGCAGGACTTCTCCATGATATCGGCAAGATGTTTGTTGCAAAGGAGGTGCTCGAAAAGGAATCCAAACTTAATGATGATGAGTGGACGGAGATGAAGAAACATCCTGCCTATGGAGCCCTGTATCTTGCAACACTTCCTGACATTCCGGAATACGCACTTGTCGCTGCCTATGAGCACCACATGAAGTTCAATGGCCTGGGATATCCGGCAACAAAAAGAAAGGGCAGGACGCAGCATATCATTAGCCAGATTATCGCCATATCAGACTTCTTCGATGCCCTCAGGACAGACCGTCCGTATAGGAAAGCTCTCGATGTCCCGGTCATTATCGGCTTAATGAACGACTCCCTGGGGAAGGACTTTAATCCTCTTCTTGTTGAGAACTTCATCCGCTCTCTGAAAAAGGTAAGCAGCTTCACTGCCGGATAG
- a CDS encoding flavodoxin family protein, with the protein MKIMAFNGSPRKKRNTATLLEYAVKGSASRGADTELIHLYDLNYKGCISCFACKTIGGQSYGRCAVQDDLTPIFSRIEVADAIVLGSPIYYGTVAGEMKSFMERLLFPYTEYTVNYSSVFPRKIKAGFIYTMNVPEDMMQQIGYEQQFKLHQATLSRILGDSEYIVSTDTCQFDDYSKYVSSRFDPDKKKQRHKEVFPTDCQKAFEMGVRLVEGG; encoded by the coding sequence ATGAAAATAATGGCATTCAATGGCAGCCCAAGAAAAAAACGCAACACAGCAACACTGTTGGAGTATGCTGTTAAAGGATCAGCCTCACGGGGAGCCGATACTGAGCTTATCCATCTGTATGACCTGAATTATAAGGGCTGCATCAGCTGTTTTGCCTGTAAGACCATAGGCGGCCAAAGTTATGGCAGGTGTGCCGTGCAGGATGACCTTACCCCTATATTCAGCAGGATTGAAGTTGCCGATGCCATCGTCTTGGGTTCACCAATCTACTATGGAACTGTAGCGGGGGAGATGAAATCATTCATGGAACGGTTGCTGTTCCCCTATACGGAATATACGGTTAATTATTCTTCTGTTTTTCCCCGTAAGATTAAGGCAGGGTTTATCTATACGATGAATGTCCCCGAGGACATGATGCAACAAATAGGCTATGAACAGCAGTTTAAACTTCATCAGGCAACTCTCAGCAGGATACTGGGGGATTCTGAGTATATCGTCAGCACCGATACCTGTCAGTTTGATGATTATTCAAAGTATGTTTCAAGTCGCTTTGATCCAGATAAGAAAAAACAGAGGCACAAGGAAGTATTCCCGACGGATTGTCAGAAAGCCTTTGAGATGGGAGTAAGGTTGGTTGAAGGAGGTTAG
- a CDS encoding response regulator, translating to MAEKNGKMKNVLIVDDEKSFLLSLLQGLDAYAADFNTLTAQNGKIAVDVLGSTKIDLVVSDLKMPEMDGFGLLSHMSKKHPNIPVIMMSAYCTPEIKSRLKNLGAFTILEKPIDFQEFVDHIFAELNAVSKGYIQGITLPAFLQLVEMEKKTCTLKIGSHGRKGFLYFQEGILVDADNSLDEQEKAALDIVCWDDPEIEIESICRKKIRNIQQPLTYILMEGYRIRDEKMKAAGVQPSIHAEAKEVGPDSVDFGTFLKEINEEETAQKIETPKTITREDKMATTKEILSELAKIQSVDAVCLVARDGFLLDSIARTGIDTEMIGAIASSGFGASEAMGRQLGKGNMTISMIEFEKGPVMLSPVGDDAFLVVIAEKDANLGMIRLKLKKHCGELAVAAAI from the coding sequence ATGGCAGAAAAAAACGGTAAAATGAAAAACGTACTGATCGTTGACGACGAAAAATCATTTCTCCTGAGCCTGCTCCAGGGACTCGATGCCTATGCAGCCGACTTTAATACCCTGACTGCCCAGAATGGCAAAATTGCGGTGGATGTACTTGGGTCGACCAAGATTGATCTTGTGGTCTCTGACCTGAAGATGCCGGAAATGGATGGGTTTGGGCTTCTTTCGCACATGAGCAAGAAGCATCCGAACATTCCGGTGATCATGATGAGTGCATACTGCACACCAGAGATCAAGTCGCGGCTAAAAAACCTCGGCGCTTTTACGATCCTTGAAAAGCCGATCGATTTTCAGGAGTTCGTTGATCATATCTTCGCAGAACTGAACGCTGTCTCTAAAGGATATATCCAGGGCATTACGCTGCCTGCTTTTCTGCAGCTCGTTGAAATGGAAAAAAAGACCTGCACACTCAAGATAGGTTCTCACGGACGAAAAGGCTTTCTCTATTTCCAGGAGGGCATACTTGTCGATGCTGACAACAGTCTTGACGAGCAGGAGAAGGCTGCGCTCGATATCGTATGCTGGGATGATCCCGAGATAGAGATTGAGAGCATCTGCAGAAAAAAAATCCGGAACATACAACAGCCTTTGACCTATATTTTGATGGAGGGCTACCGGATCAGGGATGAAAAAATGAAAGCTGCAGGGGTACAACCCTCGATCCATGCTGAAGCAAAGGAGGTCGGGCCTGATTCAGTTGATTTTGGCACGTTCCTTAAAGAGATAAACGAAGAAGAGACTGCTCAGAAAATAGAGACACCGAAAACAATTACAAGGGAGGATAAGATGGCAACAACAAAGGAGATACTCAGCGAACTCGCAAAGATTCAGAGCGTTGACGCAGTCTGCCTTGTCGCGCGGGACGGCTTTTTGTTAGACAGCATCGCCCGCACAGGGATAGACACAGAAATGATCGGTGCAATCGCCTCAAGCGGATTTGGAGCCTCAGAGGCAATGGGAAGGCAGTTGGGCAAAGGGAATATGACAATCAGCATGATCGAGTTCGAAAAAGGTCCGGTTATGCTCTCCCCGGTAGGCGATGATGCCTTTCTTGTTGTCATCGCGGAAAAAGATGCCAACCTTGGCATGATCAGACTGAAATTAAAGAAGCACTGCGGCGAACTTGCTGTCGCAGCTGCAATTTAG
- a CDS encoding cyclic nucleotide-binding domain-containing protein has translation MENMELLRNISFLKDLSTGELIKITILTESVAFSEGEEIMREGDPCDAIYMVKSGSVRVMKSGAHLETVEAGEPLGEIAFIDKGPRSATIVAATDTALIRLPSDKFEQALAHDRELAIKIYRSIIMTLCRRLRDATQALKIIPDYVMESYKNFENI, from the coding sequence ATGGAAAATATGGAACTTCTGAGAAACATCTCCTTTCTGAAAGACCTTTCTACCGGCGAACTGATCAAGATAACTATCCTTACTGAAAGCGTAGCGTTCAGCGAGGGAGAGGAGATTATGCGGGAAGGAGATCCCTGCGACGCCATTTATATGGTCAAGTCAGGAAGCGTCAGAGTAATGAAAAGCGGTGCCCACCTCGAAACCGTAGAGGCAGGGGAACCGCTTGGAGAGATTGCCTTTATCGACAAGGGGCCTCGCTCTGCTACGATAGTCGCAGCCACGGATACTGCCCTGATCAGGCTTCCATCAGACAAGTTCGAACAGGCTCTGGCCCATGACAGGGAACTTGCTATCAAGATATACCGGTCGATCATCATGACCCTCTGCAGGCGTCTTCGCGATGCAACGCAGGCACTAAAGATTATTCCTGACTATGTTATGGAGTCGTATAAGAACTTCGAAAATATCTGA
- a CDS encoding SulP family inorganic anion transporter — MQNDEEASGQVKRSLNKFFPPLQWWPTVSSRSVRADIVAGITGAVIVLPQGVAFAIIAGLPPEYGLYSAIVPAMIAALFGSSHHLISGPTTAISIVIFTALSPLALPSSAEYIQMALTLTFLAGFFQLALGVARLGALVNFVSHSVVVGFTAGASILIATSQLSNILGITAPNKHSFIHIWADILSSLPETNFYALAIGLSTLIIAVVFKILKPKWPGMFIAMIAGSVMALLMNGSEHGIRLVGSLPAHLPPLSHPDITTTSLRMLAPPALAVAMLGLAEAVSIARSIATKSEQRIDSNQEFIGQGLSNVIGSFFSSYASSGSFTRTGVNFESGARTPLAAVFAAIILTGIVLLIAPLTAYLPIASMAGILFLVAYSLVDTHHIASIVRTSKPEAGILIATFLSTLFVELEFAIYVGVLLSLLLYLNRTSHPTFVTLAPDPDSKKKSLMNVEKKPLPECPQLKIIRIDGSLFFGAVNHVAEQLEQITKKYPEQAHILIVGGGINFIDVAGCQTLNQEAHRLRVNGRQLYLCSLKGEVIDVMKRGGCNRSIGEENVFHSKSEAIKSIVPRLDPERCRRCAVRIFKECEQMPGA, encoded by the coding sequence ATGCAAAACGATGAAGAAGCATCCGGACAAGTAAAAAGGTCTCTCAATAAGTTCTTCCCTCCCCTGCAATGGTGGCCTACGGTCAGCAGTCGCAGTGTGCGGGCAGATATTGTTGCTGGAATAACCGGTGCGGTTATTGTTCTGCCGCAGGGAGTGGCTTTTGCAATCATTGCAGGACTGCCCCCTGAATACGGTCTTTATTCCGCAATAGTTCCTGCAATGATTGCCGCTTTATTCGGGTCATCCCATCACCTTATTTCCGGCCCCACAACAGCAATATCGATCGTCATCTTCACGGCTCTCAGCCCTCTTGCTCTTCCTTCAAGTGCTGAGTATATCCAGATGGCATTGACCCTGACCTTTCTCGCCGGGTTTTTTCAATTAGCGCTTGGAGTAGCCCGTCTCGGTGCCCTGGTGAATTTTGTTTCACATTCTGTCGTCGTAGGGTTTACCGCGGGGGCTTCAATACTCATTGCAACAAGCCAGCTAAGCAACATTCTGGGCATCACGGCACCCAACAAACACTCCTTTATTCATATCTGGGCAGATATACTGTCGAGCCTTCCTGAGACGAACTTCTATGCCCTTGCAATAGGTCTTAGTACGTTGATTATCGCCGTAGTTTTCAAAATTCTGAAGCCCAAGTGGCCAGGAATGTTCATTGCAATGATAGCAGGAAGCGTTATGGCCCTGCTCATGAATGGCAGCGAGCACGGCATCAGACTCGTGGGCTCGCTGCCGGCTCATCTTCCGCCACTGTCACATCCTGATATTACGACTACTTCTTTGCGCATGCTTGCGCCGCCTGCTTTGGCTGTTGCCATGCTTGGACTTGCTGAGGCGGTCTCCATTGCCCGATCGATAGCAACAAAGTCTGAGCAACGCATCGATAGCAATCAGGAATTCATCGGTCAGGGACTCTCTAATGTCATAGGAAGCTTCTTTTCAAGCTATGCTTCATCCGGGTCGTTCACCCGCACGGGAGTGAATTTTGAATCCGGTGCCAGGACACCGCTGGCTGCGGTCTTTGCCGCCATAATACTGACCGGCATAGTACTGCTCATAGCCCCTCTCACGGCGTATCTCCCGATAGCCTCAATGGCAGGCATCCTGTTTTTGGTTGCGTATAGTCTTGTCGATACACACCATATCGCCTCCATTGTGAGGACAAGCAAGCCGGAGGCCGGCATACTCATTGCGACATTCCTCTCTACCTTATTTGTGGAGCTTGAATTTGCGATCTATGTAGGGGTACTTCTCTCTCTGCTGCTTTATCTTAACCGGACATCCCATCCAACTTTTGTAACGCTTGCCCCTGACCCTGACAGCAAAAAAAAGAGTTTGATGAACGTGGAGAAGAAGCCTCTGCCCGAATGTCCGCAGCTCAAAATAATCAGGATTGACGGGTCCCTATTTTTTGGCGCAGTAAATCATGTAGCAGAACAGCTCGAGCAAATAACGAAGAAATATCCGGAACAGGCCCACATTTTGATTGTGGGCGGCGGGATAAACTTCATCGATGTCGCAGGATGTCAGACGCTGAACCAGGAAGCTCATCGTCTGCGTGTTAACGGAAGACAGTTATATCTCTGCTCTCTCAAGGGAGAGGTAATAGACGTTATGAAACGGGGAGGCTGTAACAGAAGCATTGGAGAAGAAAACGTTTTCCATTCAAAAAGCGAAGCAATTAAAAGCATTGTGCCGAGACTGGACCCTGAAAGGTGCCGTCGCTGTGCGGTAAGGATTTTCAAAGAGTGTGAACAGATGCCTGGCGCGTGA
- a CDS encoding 4Fe-4S binding protein, translating to MNLTASRRTTQIAFILLVFLMPVLNIFRFDTATKELIIFGQIWSLGLKDAFYADHSIRSAGHVALRIFLKAILPWVIMLAIFPLLGFLTGRFFCGWFCPEGTLFELADNLTLKFLGRRSLFVKRPNDPEVPAERKLLYLIIALLSMIVLPLLGGIALTGYLVAPKTIWSQIMTWDFTFGVKAGIIGISIYMLVTSILVRHSLCKYICAAGLMQMLFGWVSPVSLRVRMDAGRAEECTNCRGCEKACFMNVLPRMSRRDISCVNCGACIAACHKELGRGRGLFHFQSGQKNSEAEHRESQGNGSSKPSDISLNLPHVDKIICGD from the coding sequence ATGAACCTCACTGCATCAAGAAGAACCACCCAGATAGCCTTTATTCTGCTTGTCTTCCTCATGCCTGTGCTGAATATATTCAGATTTGACACTGCCACAAAAGAACTGATCATATTTGGGCAGATCTGGAGCCTAGGACTGAAAGACGCATTTTATGCTGATCATAGTATACGTTCAGCAGGCCACGTTGCCCTCCGGATATTTCTGAAGGCCATTCTGCCATGGGTCATTATGCTGGCAATATTCCCTCTTCTGGGGTTCCTGACAGGCAGGTTCTTCTGCGGCTGGTTCTGCCCTGAAGGAACGCTTTTTGAACTAGCGGATAATCTCACACTCAAGTTTCTTGGACGAAGGAGCCTTTTTGTTAAAAGACCGAATGATCCGGAGGTGCCAGCAGAGAGAAAACTGCTGTATTTGATCATTGCCCTCCTGAGCATGATTGTCCTTCCCCTGCTCGGCGGCATAGCGCTTACCGGATATCTTGTGGCGCCAAAGACCATCTGGAGCCAGATCATGACCTGGGACTTTACCTTTGGCGTCAAAGCAGGAATCATAGGTATTTCCATCTATATGCTGGTTACGTCAATTCTGGTGCGTCATTCGCTCTGCAAGTATATTTGTGCTGCCGGACTGATGCAGATGCTTTTTGGCTGGGTCAGCCCTGTTTCCCTGCGGGTGAGGATGGATGCGGGACGTGCCGAAGAATGCACCAACTGCAGGGGCTGTGAGAAGGCCTGCTTTATGAACGTTCTGCCAAGGATGAGCAGACGTGATATTTCCTGTGTGAACTGCGGGGCCTGTATTGCTGCATGTCATAAGGAGCTTGGCAGGGGCAGGGGGCTTTTCCATTTCCAGTCCGGCCAGAAGAATTCAGAAGCTGAGCACCGAGAGTCTCAGGGCAACGGTTCATCCAAGCCCTCGGATATAAGCCTTAATCTCCCTCATGTTGACAAGATTATCTGCGGAGATTAA
- a CDS encoding cbb3-type cytochrome c oxidase subunit I translates to MSVKYQSQKIAEYFYTFAVVLFLVQVVVGIIAAVQFIWPSFFILNFNTIRTLHINALVVWHLAGLMGATYYVVPEESETELWSLPLAKLQFWATVVAITAVVLGYIWMGLNPQANSPIMGINPLNEGREYIEAPRWADMLIVISVLLFLFINFMTMMKTKRWTGIQGTLVGGLLVLALMYLPGMFYSKSMVKDQFWWWWVIHLWVEGAWEVIAGALLAFMLMKVVGAKREVVEKWMYIEVGFVMFTGILGTGHHYYWIGTPSYWLWVGGIFSSLEPLPLLFMVWDAFRTTREARNVENKAGLYYTVAHAIFNFVGAGLWGIIHTLPQINKWTHGTQITTAHGHLAFYGAYVLLVMAMIYITLPAIRGVKSFDASRAFASFWWMTISMVFIVLTITGAGMVQVYMERLMGLDYVAVKATYNLWFWILRAIFGVGFLIGVGIFVVDFFRLGKGSAHVVTAASERA, encoded by the coding sequence ATGAGCGTTAAATATCAAAGTCAAAAAATAGCAGAATACTTTTATACCTTTGCGGTTGTCCTTTTTCTGGTCCAGGTTGTGGTAGGCATCATCGCAGCTGTCCAGTTCATCTGGCCGAGTTTCTTTATCCTGAACTTCAACACAATCAGGACCCTGCATATCAACGCCCTTGTTGTCTGGCATCTTGCCGGCCTGATGGGAGCAACATATTATGTCGTGCCGGAGGAGTCGGAAACAGAGCTCTGGAGCCTTCCCCTTGCAAAGCTCCAGTTCTGGGCAACGGTTGTAGCGATTACGGCTGTTGTGCTCGGCTACATCTGGATGGGTCTTAATCCCCAGGCCAACAGCCCGATTATGGGCATCAATCCGCTTAATGAGGGAAGGGAATATATTGAGGCCCCGCGCTGGGCGGATATGCTGATCGTCATTTCCGTCCTCCTATTCCTGTTCATCAATTTTATGACTATGATGAAGACAAAGAGATGGACCGGCATACAGGGCACGCTCGTTGGCGGACTTCTGGTACTTGCCCTGATGTATCTGCCTGGCATGTTCTATTCAAAGAGTATGGTAAAGGACCAGTTCTGGTGGTGGTGGGTCATCCATCTCTGGGTCGAAGGCGCCTGGGAAGTCATAGCAGGAGCGCTCCTGGCATTCATGCTGATGAAGGTTGTCGGCGCCAAAAGAGAGGTTGTGGAAAAATGGATGTATATCGAAGTGGGGTTTGTCATGTTTACCGGCATCCTTGGCACAGGACACCATTATTACTGGATCGGTACCCCAAGCTATTGGCTCTGGGTCGGCGGTATCTTCAGTTCACTCGAGCCGCTTCCGCTGCTCTTTATGGTATGGGACGCATTCAGAACGACGAGAGAGGCCAGAAATGTGGAGAACAAGGCGGGTCTGTACTATACGGTTGCGCATGCCATCTTTAACTTTGTGGGCGCAGGATTATGGGGAATTATCCATACGCTTCCCCAGATCAACAAGTGGACGCATGGCACCCAGATCACGACAGCGCACGGTCATCTTGCATTCTATGGCGCATATGTCCTGCTTGTAATGGCCATGATCTATATCACGCTGCCTGCCATACGGGGCGTGAAGTCATTTGACGCATCCCGCGCATTTGCTTCGTTTTGGTGGATGACGATCTCTATGGTCTTCATTGTGCTGACCATCACCGGGGCAGGAATGGTCCAGGTGTATATGGAAAGGCTCATGGGGCTCGATTACGTTGCCGTTAAGGCAACCTATAACCTCTGGTTCTGGATCTTGCGTGCGATCTTCGGCGTGGGCTTCCTAATCGGTGTCGGCATTTTTGTTGTCGACTTTTTCAGACTTGGCAAGGGTTCTGCTCATGTCGTAACGGCTGCATCTGAAAGGGCATAA
- a CDS encoding cytochrome c, whose amino-acid sequence MSNKAARNLFILGSLFFFAIFLGLTYDTMGKLDKRAPEITEQVNAGKMVWHKYDCIGCHTIFGNGSYFAPDLTKTTLNKPKIYLRQFLMDPRSANPNASMPKLGIRSEEADDLIVFLDWTSRVDTNGWPPKPILAAAGGVAGKELTEGQRVYQSHGCSACHTINGIGGTTGPDLTRVGAKRDRAWLVGHFKDPVAFVKNSAMPKVEAPESEIDKLTDYMLTLK is encoded by the coding sequence ATGAGCAACAAAGCAGCAAGAAATCTCTTCATCCTCGGCAGTCTCTTTTTCTTCGCGATCTTTCTTGGGCTGACCTATGACACCATGGGGAAGTTGGATAAGAGGGCTCCGGAGATAACTGAGCAGGTGAACGCCGGCAAGATGGTCTGGCACAAGTATGACTGCATCGGTTGCCACACGATCTTCGGCAACGGATCGTATTTTGCCCCTGACCTGACAAAGACAACGCTGAACAAGCCGAAAATCTATCTCAGGCAGTTCCTGATGGATCCGCGGTCTGCAAACCCAAACGCATCCATGCCAAAGCTCGGTATCAGGTCTGAGGAGGCGGATGATCTTATCGTATTCCTTGACTGGACCTCCAGGGTCGATACAAACGGCTGGCCGCCAAAACCGATCCTTGCAGCAGCAGGGGGAGTCGCAGGCAAGGAGCTTACAGAAGGTCAGAGAGTTTACCAATCCCATGGCTGCTCTGCATGTCATACGATCAACGGCATAGGCGGCACAACAGGGCCGGACCTTACCAGGGTCGGTGCAAAGCGCGATCGTGCATGGCTCGTCGGTCATTTCAAGGACCCTGTCGCTTTCGTTAAGAACTCGGCTATGCCGAAGGTCGAGGCCCCTGAGTCTGAAATCGACAAATTAACCGATTACATGCTTACGCTGAAATAG
- a CDS encoding CBS domain-containing protein, with amino-acid sequence MTTESQENFRYHADISDSDIYEAMKHIPGYLDITPADLREVFDFAYHHAVDRITSSVRAEEIMRSPVYTAGKDTPLIDVAELMAEKNISGLPVLDTDGRVAGMISEKDFLGVLKEKESVTVMKILAKCLQGKGCLAASVRQKTAGDIMTSPAITIPPELPLFQIMIVFSNRAINRAPVIDPAGSLLGIVSRADIIGASVIRP; translated from the coding sequence ATGACAACAGAAAGTCAAGAGAATTTCCGCTATCATGCCGATATCTCGGACAGCGACATCTATGAAGCCATGAAGCACATTCCGGGGTATCTTGATATAACACCAGCAGACCTCAGGGAAGTCTTTGACTTTGCATACCACCATGCCGTAGACCGCATAACGTCATCGGTCAGGGCAGAGGAGATCATGAGAAGTCCGGTCTACACGGCCGGGAAAGATACACCCCTGATAGACGTGGCTGAACTGATGGCGGAAAAAAATATTTCAGGTCTTCCGGTGCTGGATACTGACGGCAGGGTAGCAGGAATGATCTCTGAAAAGGATTTTCTTGGGGTCCTAAAAGAAAAAGAGTCTGTAACGGTCATGAAAATTCTGGCTAAATGCCTGCAGGGAAAGGGCTGCCTTGCGGCTTCTGTCCGCCAAAAGACCGCAGGCGACATCATGACATCACCTGCGATCACAATCCCGCCTGAGCTGCCGCTGTTCCAGATCATGATAGTCTTTTCAAACAGGGCCATAAACAGGGCTCCTGTCATAGACCCTGCGGGCAGTCTGCTCGGCATTGTATCGCGCGCTGACATAATTGGCGCCTCGGTGATCAGGCCATAA
- a CDS encoding HPP family protein codes for MLGAYFRKMKGNTQSPPRVSLSEIAWSWLGAFLGIGFISFANYHIFEKIDLLMIVGSFGASAVLIYGAIKSPLAQPRNLIGGHLFSAVAGVASYQVFHSYIWLAAAVGVATAIAVMHATRTLHPPGGATALIAVIGGEKIHTLGFMYAVFPVGGGVLIMLIIALLVNNIPKNRRYPEFWL; via the coding sequence ATGCTGGGCGCATATTTCAGAAAAATGAAGGGCAATACCCAAAGTCCTCCCCGCGTCAGTCTGTCCGAGATCGCCTGGTCATGGCTCGGAGCATTTCTCGGCATCGGTTTCATCTCATTTGCCAATTACCATATTTTTGAAAAAATAGACCTGCTGATGATCGTGGGCTCATTCGGAGCCTCTGCCGTGCTGATCTACGGGGCGATAAAAAGCCCGCTTGCCCAGCCACGAAACCTCATAGGGGGACATCTCTTTTCGGCTGTCGCAGGAGTAGCCTCATATCAGGTCTTTCACAGTTACATCTGGCTTGCGGCTGCAGTCGGTGTTGCCACGGCAATAGCCGTCATGCATGCAACGAGAACGCTCCATCCGCCAGGTGGCGCAACCGCGCTCATTGCAGTGATTGGAGGAGAAAAAATTCATACCCTTGGGTTCATGTATGCGGTCTTCCCGGTAGGCGGAGGTGTGCTGATCATGCTTATCATTGCCCTGCTGGTGAATAATATCCCTAAAAACAGGCGATATCCGGAGTTCTGGCTGTAA
- a CDS encoding cytochrome b/b6 domain-containing protein, with the protein MNDKINVTTDTSPDIWLRLTHLGILIFGIAAWISGYAAGDYKRIDHSGFDIHQWLGIGASFFVFIRIAIGLFGSEVARFRNWLPITGERISAALKDIQELVRFRMPHRPTHQGLAGVVQTFGLAVFVLLAISGGLLFLLLDPGMKARGIVHDIKEVHEIGGILIPAFLSLHGGAVIMHTFAGNHVWKRIFIHVEQQQNSTE; encoded by the coding sequence ATGAACGATAAAATAAATGTAACTACCGACACTTCACCCGATATATGGCTCAGATTGACTCATCTTGGGATACTGATCTTTGGAATCGCTGCCTGGATCAGTGGATACGCTGCTGGAGACTATAAGCGTATTGACCACTCTGGTTTCGATATCCATCAATGGCTCGGCATTGGCGCATCTTTTTTTGTTTTTATCCGCATTGCAATTGGCCTGTTCGGTTCCGAAGTTGCACGCTTCAGAAACTGGCTTCCCATAACCGGTGAACGCATTTCAGCTGCGCTGAAAGATATTCAGGAGCTAGTGCGCTTCAGGATGCCTCATCGCCCGACCCACCAGGGTCTTGCCGGAGTGGTCCAGACCTTCGGTCTGGCTGTTTTTGTCCTGCTTGCCATAAGCGGAGGTCTGCTTTTCCTTCTTCTTGATCCGGGGATGAAAGCCCGGGGGATTGTACACGATATAAAGGAAGTTCATGAGATCGGAGGAATTCTTATCCCTGCCTTCCTGTCTCTGCATGGAGGGGCCGTCATAATGCATACGTTTGCCGGGAATCACGTATGGAAAAGAATATTTATTCATGTCGAACAACAGCAGAACTCAACAGAGTGA